A segment of the Bacillus sp. es.034 genome:
TTATCAGCGTTATTTTCAAGATATCAGCGGAAAATTGATTTTATCAGCGAAATTCCGATTATATCAGCGAATCTAGGAATATATCAGCGATTCCTAAATCCGACTCACTTCGGAACCACATCCCGAAACAAAAAGCGATCCCGCCCCGTGACCACGTCCGGAGTCACTCTCTCCTCCCCAAGCTCGTACCGGATCGGAAACTCAAAGTTCGGACCGTCAAACACAAACGTATGGAACTCCCCATTCTCCCCGCAGATATCACAGTTCTCAGGATAATCGCTTAGAAAATCCGCATCGTATACCCTACCTGCAAACGACCGATCCAGCTGTTCCATATCGATACAAGTGAGCACCGTCTTGAATCCACGCTCGATAAATTCACGACCCAGTTCTCCTACGTCCCTACCCCATAATGGGAAAATCGTCGTAATGCCTGTCCCTTCAAGCATCTCCTCCCGATATGCCCGTACATCCGCAAGATGAATATCTCCGAATACCATATGGGTGACCCCGTCTTCCAGCATCCTGGAAACGGCTTTCCCCATCCTCTCCTGATATACTTCATTCGGACAGTCCTGGGGGAGCCATACCTCACGCAGTGGAATGCCTAGAGACTTCGACTGCCGCTTCAACATCTCATACCGAACCCCGTGGATCGAGACCCGGTCGAACCCTTCCGTCAGCGTCACGAGGAGTGAATCCACCTCGTATTCAGGATTTTGTTGTATGTTATATAATGCCAGAGTGGAATCCTTTCCACCGCTATATGCAATGACTGTTTTCATGTTAGCCTCCCTAGTTTCCAATGAGTTTTCTCACTATTCATTATTCCAAACCTTGACGGGGAACTCAAACTTCTTGGTATAAAAAAAAGAGGCTGTGAAGCCCCTTTTAGCCTTTTCCTCCGGCAAAATGCCGACTTCAGCAAAATATCCTCTCCCCACCCTTGAGGGACGGACCTCCAATTCCCAAACACCCCAACTCTTAGAGATCGATGTTGAGGTCCGTCCCTCTACCACCTTAAAAATTCTCAGTATTATACAGAAACCCTGGTCTCAATATAACTCCTCACCAGCTCCCAACCTTCTTCTCGTTTCTTAAAGGTGTCGAAGAACATATTCCCGGTTTCCATCGGTTTTCCGTTCTGTACGATGGTGGCGTAGAGGATCGCCATCGTTTCATCTTCTTTCAATGGAATGATCGACATTTCGCGGATGTCCCATTCTGCCTGTTGCCCTTTGACGTAGGCAAACCCCTGCTTCCAGCCTTCAACCGACTCCTCATATCCGAATGCCTCGATGTCTCCATCCCTGACTTCCCTCCCTTGATAATCGGCGGAAATGAATGTCTCCAATTCTATGAGCGATGAATTCTTCCATGCCTGTATAAACGCGTCAAGAGCTGCTCTAAAGGATTGACTGTCCATTGTAACCTCCTACACTTTGTTTCTACCAATTATTTCAAATCTCAGTCATAAACTCAACAAAGAAGCCCGACTCATACAGTCGAACTACTCCTAAACATTATGGTACAAACCAACTACACGAGCGCCTTATTCCCCTTCACCATCCACATCAAAATTAATCCGTGAATCAAAGATACGAGCAACAGCGTCACGTATGGAGACACTCCATCCCAGGCATCCACCACATACGGTTTGTCGGAGACTGCGATCACCACGATACCGGTCATAAGGATGAAGATTACCTGGTAGAATGCCGAAGGGTACAGTCCACTTTTGTAGAAGGTTCCCCGGTGCAACCAAACCCCGACAAGAAATCCATTTAAAATCAGGGATGAGACCGCTGCAAGTAAGACCGTATTCCAAGATAGTGTGCTGCTTAGAATGTCCGTGAATCCGAATAGACTTAAACACATAAGCAGTGCACTCACCAATGAAAATAAAATCTTCTTCAATTCGACTCCCCCTTTCCACATTCAGCTTTAGTGTAATTTTACACTTAAAGAGGGTTATTTTCCATATTTTTCTTAAAAGAGAAACCGAATGTGCTGTCCCCCGTTTAGTATGATTCTTATAGGGAAACACACAACTACAACCAACTAAAGGAGGAATTCATTATCGCACACGATCCAAAACAAGCAGCGGCAAAAATGAATGAAGACAAAAAGGAAGAGATTATGCAGCATTTCGATTCGTTCAAGGACTACTTGGGTAATCAGGTTCAGAAGGGTGAAAAGCTGGGTCTAGGAGAGGAAGCTCTATCGAAAGGGGCTAAGCGCGTGGCCGATTATTTAGCGGAGCATGAGGAACCGCGTAACCGGGAGCAGAAGGTGCTGAATGAGATGTGGCATGTAGCCAACAAGGAAGAGCGTGAGCATATGGCTCATGTGTTAGTAAAACTTGCTGATCAAACCAATTAAAGAACACAGTTCTGAGCCCCCACTGAGTGATCTTTGGGGGCTTTTCCTATGATTAATGTTGTTCTTGTAAGACCATGCCGATTTGCGCCAGGGCTTCTTTCACGGTAGCCACCGTTGGGATCGTGGATAAATCGACACCCACCTCGATCGCTTCAACGGCTAATTCCGGTCTTATTCCTGATATGATGGAGTGCACACCTAGAAGGGATAATACGTTCGTGACCTTGAAGAGATAATCGATGACCATGCGATCAAGCGTATAAACACCGGAGAAATCGATGATTAAGCGATTAACGTTTTGATCCTTCACTTTGCACGGAATTAAATCGAGGAGGGTCATGGCTTTCTCTTGATCTATTTTTCCTCTTAGGGGAAGAACGGCCACATCATCGATCAATGGTACGAGGGTCGCAGATAATTCATTGATTTCCTCATTCATGTCCTGCTGATTCTTTTCTGTTTCTTTCCGCTTGGTGATGTCCCAGACGTAGGTTTGAATGGCCATTGTATCCCCTACTTTGACAGGGTGACAATATAACTCGACCTCTACCTTTGTCCCATCCATCCGATACACTGTTTCTTCAATGATATCTGCAGGCTTTCCATACGCAGATTGAATTCTCCGACTGATGGCTGCCTTTGAGCTTTCCTGGAAAATATCGAGGGGACTCGCACCGATCATGCTTTCTTTGTTGCTTCTGAAGAACTCTTCCGCTGCATGATTTATATACAGGACCTTATAGTCCGTGTGAATAATGAGTGGATCCCGTGAATATTCCATCACTTCTTTATAATCTATTTCTGCAACTGAAACATTCACATTATCACTCCTTTTCCTTCTACGATACAGGTTGTTTTACTAGATAGCAAGGAGATGGTATCTGTTACCATTCTGCCAGCTCACCTACCGGCCAACGTTTTTTTGATCTCACAGTCCAGGGTATCCCCATAATCCGAGGTCGAACCCGAGCCCGTCCAGATTTGCCGCAACGATGATCCATACCAGTCCGAGAAATAGAAGTTTAGGCTTATTCGTTTCGTTTCTCGTTAAACGGATAAATAACACCCAGGTCAAGATAAAGAGAATGAGAATAAACCACCAGCGTGGAGACAGGAAACAATGATCCAGCCAATAGTTGATATTTTCCCGTGTCACTTCCAGAGACTTTTCCCTTAATTGATCATAACGTTCATCCATACACTATCTCCTTTAAAAAAAGCCCTCAAAGATGATCTAAGAGGGCTCTGAATGCAGGATATTTCCTTCGATTATAGTGTGTGCCAATGAAGAGTATTTATTCTCCGTCATGATACAAATTCCCTAATCTCAACTATTTTCTAAATCTTTCGTTTAATCTGCGGAAATTAGAGGTAGGGTATGTATGGGAAGGCTTACGTCCTTTTTTTCAGGGACGGACCTTGCGAAATGATGAAAGGGGGATTTCCATGAAGCGTCTTTGTTTCGGTATCTTGCTCACCGTATTGTTCCTCACCGGCTGCAGTTCCTTAAAGGTACTCGACCCGAAAGGTACGGTTGCAGAACTTCAATTGAACTTATTCCAAATTTCCATTGCAATCATGTTGTTCGTCTTTTTTGTCGTGTTTTCCATGTTCGTGTACTTCACATGGAAGTACCGGGAAACACCGGAGCGCCGCCACGTCAATCCTTCTTATGTGAAAGGGAATAGGAAGCTTGAAGTCATGTGGACTGTCATTCCGATTCTATTATTGGTGATCCTCGCCGTCCCTACGGTAAAAGGTACCTTTTCCCTCGCCGAATCGGATGAGACCAGTGAAAACCCACTGACAATCGAGGTGACGGGACATCAATATTGGTGGGAGGTCCACTATCCCGATCAGGGCATTACCCTGACAAATGAAGCATACATACCAGTGGACCAGCCTGTCGTGTTCCAATTAAAATCCGCCGATGTCATCCATTCCTTCTGGATGCCGAGGCTTGGTGGAAAAAAAGATCTCATACCAGGAAAGACGAATACTCTGACGCTGAATGCCTCAGAGGAAGGCGTCTACAAAGGACAATGTGCAGAGCTCTGCGGGGCTTCCCATTCCTATATGAGATTCCAGGTTCACGCAGTCGGGAAACAGGAGTTCAGTCAGTGGGTCGATCAACTGTCTCAGGTAAAGGCATCTGAAAATCTTGATCCGACAGCTGAAAAAGGAAAGAAACTATTTATCTCCAAGTGTTTGACCTGTCATGCGGTTTCGCCTTCAGAAAGAAGCGAGGGTCCGAATCTTGCCGGATTTGCAGATAATGAGCGGATAGGCAATGTCCTTTCGAACACGGACGAAAATGTAGAGAAATGGATCAAAGATTCGTCCTCTTTCAAACCGGACGTCAACATGCCTCCATTTCCTGACCTGACAGAAGAAGACCTTAACGCATTAAGCACGTATCTTTCCCAATTAGAATAGGAGGTGGAGTATATGGATATCAAGTACACCCTTTTCGGACGGGAATTCGTATTCCCCTCTGATATCATCGCGGCAGACATCTCGATCATCCTGATGGCATTGACTGCCCTGTTTTTATTAACACGTTATAAAAAGTGGAAGTGGGCCTGGGACTGGGCAACTTCCACTCACCATCATAAAGTAGGGATTTTATATCTTGCGGCAGGAGGGGCCTTCTTTCTTCGCGGTGGTCTTGATGCCCTAATCATACGGCTTCAGCTCGCACTTCCGGAGAATCAGTTCTGGGTCTTCCAGGGTGAAAAGTATAACCAAATGATGACCACTCACGGTACGACGATGATCTTCTTCGTCGCCATGCCATTATTGATCGGGCTGATGAATGTGGCCGTCCCCCTTCAAATCGGGGCGAGGGACTTGGCGTTCCCCCACCTCAACTTGTTGAGCTTTTGGCTGTTTCTCGTCGGCGGGGCATTGGTCAATATCAGCTTCGTGCTCGGTGGATCGCCTTCTGCGGGCTGGACGGGCTTTGCTCCCTTAAGCCTGGATGTATATACCCCGGGTCCCGGTCTCGATTATTATGCCATCGGGATCCAGATCGCCGGAGCAGGGACGATCATGTCCGCCATTA
Coding sequences within it:
- a CDS encoding flavoprotein; translated protein: MDSQSFRAALDAFIQAWKNSSLIELETFISADYQGREVRDGDIEAFGYEESVEGWKQGFAYVKGQQAEWDIREMSIIPLKEDETMAILYATIVQNGKPMETGNMFFDTFKKREEGWELVRSYIETRVSV
- a CDS encoding PAS domain S-box protein, giving the protein MNVSVAEIDYKEVMEYSRDPLIIHTDYKVLYINHAAEEFFRSNKESMIGASPLDIFQESSKAAISRRIQSAYGKPADIIEETVYRMDGTKVEVELYCHPVKVGDTMAIQTYVWDITKRKETEKNQQDMNEEINELSATLVPLIDDVAVLPLRGKIDQEKAMTLLDLIPCKVKDQNVNRLIIDFSGVYTLDRMVIDYLFKVTNVLSLLGVHSIISGIRPELAVEAIEVGVDLSTIPTVATVKEALAQIGMVLQEQH
- a CDS encoding diphthine--ammonia ligase, encoding MKTVIAYSGGKDSTLALYNIQQNPEYEVDSLLVTLTEGFDRVSIHGVRYEMLKRQSKSLGIPLREVWLPQDCPNEVYQERMGKAVSRMLEDGVTHMVFGDIHLADVRAYREEMLEGTGITTIFPLWGRDVGELGREFIERGFKTVLTCIDMEQLDRSFAGRVYDADFLSDYPENCDICGENGEFHTFVFDGPNFEFPIRYELGEERVTPDVVTGRDRFLFRDVVPK
- the coxB gene encoding cytochrome c oxidase subunit II — its product is MKRLCFGILLTVLFLTGCSSLKVLDPKGTVAELQLNLFQISIAIMLFVFFVVFSMFVYFTWKYRETPERRHVNPSYVKGNRKLEVMWTVIPILLLVILAVPTVKGTFSLAESDETSENPLTIEVTGHQYWWEVHYPDQGITLTNEAYIPVDQPVVFQLKSADVIHSFWMPRLGGKKDLIPGKTNTLTLNASEEGVYKGQCAELCGASHSYMRFQVHAVGKQEFSQWVDQLSQVKASENLDPTAEKGKKLFISKCLTCHAVSPSERSEGPNLAGFADNERIGNVLSNTDENVEKWIKDSSSFKPDVNMPPFPDLTEEDLNALSTYLSQLE
- a CDS encoding DUF3243 domain-containing protein yields the protein MNEDKKEEIMQHFDSFKDYLGNQVQKGEKLGLGEEALSKGAKRVADYLAEHEEPRNREQKVLNEMWHVANKEEREHMAHVLVKLADQTN